A single uncultured Acetobacterium sp. DNA region contains:
- the rpsJ gene encoding 30S ribosomal protein S10: protein MAKQKIRIRLKAFDHKLLDQSAERIVETAKRTGASVSGPVPLPTDKEIITILRAVHKYKDSREQFEMRTHKRLIDILNPTPKTVDALMRLNLPAGVDIEIKL, encoded by the coding sequence ATGGCAAAACAAAAAATTAGAATCAGATTAAAAGCGTTTGATCACAAACTTTTGGATCAATCGGCTGAACGAATTGTTGAAACAGCAAAGAGAACAGGTGCGAGCGTATCTGGTCCGGTGCCACTGCCAACAGACAAAGAAATCATCACGATTCTTCGAGCAGTGCACAAGTATAAGGATTCCAGAGAGCAATTTGAAATGCGCACACACAAACGGTTGATTGACATTTTAAACCCAACACCAAAAACCGTAGACGCATTAATGCGATTGAACTTACCAGCAGGCGTTGATATAGAAATCAAACTATAG
- the rplD gene encoding 50S ribosomal protein L4, with the protein MPKIDVLDVKGNVVGDVELSEGIFGIEPNEYVVHEVVVALLANRRQGTRSALTRSEVRGGGRKPWRQKGTGRARAGTIRSPLWKGGGVIFAPKSRDYSKKVNKKVKALAMKSVFSAKAQDNELRVLNQLVMDAPKTKEMIAVLNNINAQKALIVLPDNNEAIIRSANNIPKVATTTVNELNVYDMLKYDVLIMTQESLQKIEEVYA; encoded by the coding sequence ATGCCTAAAATTGACGTTTTAGATGTAAAAGGAAATGTTGTTGGTGATGTCGAATTAAGCGAAGGAATCTTCGGAATCGAACCCAACGAATACGTAGTACATGAAGTAGTGGTAGCACTGCTTGCAAATAGACGACAGGGAACACGTTCCGCCTTGACTCGATCAGAAGTCCGTGGTGGTGGTCGTAAACCTTGGAGACAAAAAGGAACAGGCCGGGCTCGTGCCGGTACCATCCGATCTCCATTATGGAAGGGCGGCGGTGTGATCTTTGCACCAAAATCAAGAGATTATAGCAAAAAGGTTAACAAAAAAGTTAAAGCCTTAGCGATGAAATCTGTATTTTCAGCAAAGGCTCAGGATAATGAACTGCGCGTATTGAATCAACTGGTGATGGATGCTCCAAAAACCAAAGAAATGATCGCAGTACTGAATAATATCAATGCTCAAAAAGCCTTGATTGTACTTCCTGATAACAACGAAGCAATTATCCGTTCTGCAAACAATATTCCAAAGGTTGCAACAACTACTGTCAACGAACTCAACGTATATGATATGTTGAAATATGACGTGTTGATCATGACTCAGGAATCACTACAAAAAATTGAGGAGGTATACGCATAA
- the rplC gene encoding 50S ribosomal protein L3, producing the protein MKKAIIGRKIGMTQIFTENGTVIPVTVVEAGPCVVLQKKTIETDGYEALQLAYGEAKERLMTKPLKGHYNKNSVEYKKVIREFKLDDYASYETGQLIQADVFEAGERVDISGKSKGKGFQGVIKRHNQSRGPMAHGSKYHRRPGSMGASSSPSRVFKGKKLPGQMGNKNVTAVNLEVVKVDAENNVLLIRGAVPGIRGALVTIKSSVKA; encoded by the coding sequence ATGAAAAAAGCGATTATCGGACGAAAAATTGGAATGACCCAAATTTTCACAGAAAACGGAACTGTCATTCCAGTGACCGTGGTTGAAGCCGGCCCTTGTGTTGTGCTTCAAAAGAAAACCATCGAAACGGATGGATATGAAGCACTGCAATTGGCATATGGTGAAGCAAAAGAACGTCTCATGACGAAACCACTTAAAGGCCACTATAACAAAAACAGTGTTGAATATAAAAAAGTAATCCGGGAATTCAAACTTGATGATTATGCAAGTTATGAAACCGGTCAATTAATTCAGGCTGATGTGTTTGAAGCTGGCGAACGAGTTGATATTTCAGGAAAATCCAAAGGTAAGGGCTTCCAGGGGGTTATTAAACGACATAACCAATCCAGAGGACCAATGGCTCATGGTTCCAAATATCACCGAAGACCAGGTTCCATGGGAGCATCTTCTTCACCTTCAAGAGTATTCAAGGGTAAGAAACTTCCAGGCCAGATGGGGAACAAAAATGTAACTGCAGTTAATTTGGAAGTTGTTAAAGTCGATGCTGAAAATAATGTCCTCTTAATCAGAGGCGCAGTACCAGGCATTAGAGGAGCACTTGTTACAATTAAAAGCAGCGTTAAAGCATAA
- a CDS encoding DUF6483 family protein: MFQKDFFMREIENFSKFVVGLFRKEKFKYEIKGEQGEFIEAEYLFYRLQKMIYDGKINEAENILFETIEKDSKLEYLKLTEKVYSEIAKMSDEYLLKQDYTREEIFESLDQIQTIYEKKYSDSKK, from the coding sequence ATGTTCCAAAAAGACTTTTTTATGCGGGAAATAGAGAACTTTTCCAAATTTGTTGTTGGACTGTTTAGAAAAGAAAAATTCAAATATGAAATCAAAGGCGAACAAGGGGAATTCATCGAAGCAGAATATTTATTTTACCGTTTGCAGAAAATGATTTATGATGGTAAAATTAACGAAGCTGAAAATATTTTGTTTGAAACAATTGAAAAAGACTCAAAACTTGAATATTTGAAATTGACTGAAAAAGTTTATTCGGAAATCGCTAAAATGAGTGACGAATATTTACTGAAACAAGACTATACCCGAGAAGAAATATTTGAAAGCTTAGATCAAATACAGACGATTTACGAAAAAAAATATAGCGACTCAAAGAAATAG
- the rplB gene encoding 50S ribosomal protein L2 gives MGIRKYKPTSPGRRNMSVNTFEEITKHEPEKSLLKPLKKHAGRNAYGRITVRHHGGGAKRKYRIIDFKRNKDNIPGKIAGIEYDPNRSSNIALVHYADGEKRYIIAPLKLKVGDVIFSGPESDITVGNCLPLKNIPVGTTVHCVELKTGKGAQMVRSAGASAQLMAKEGNYATLRLPSGEMRLVRIECRATIGQVGNLDHQNVRIGKAGRTRHMGIRPTVRGSVMNPNDHPHGGGEGRAPIGRSGPVTPWGKPALGYKTRKKNKPSDKYIVRSRNKK, from the coding sequence ATGGGTATTAGAAAGTATAAACCAACGTCCCCAGGACGTAGAAATATGAGCGTCAATACATTCGAGGAAATCACCAAGCATGAGCCTGAGAAATCCTTATTGAAGCCACTTAAAAAACATGCTGGTCGTAATGCATATGGACGCATTACCGTTAGACATCATGGTGGTGGAGCTAAAAGAAAATACAGAATTATTGACTTCAAAAGAAATAAAGATAACATTCCGGGAAAAATTGCCGGAATCGAATATGATCCAAACAGAAGTTCAAATATAGCACTTGTTCACTATGCAGATGGTGAAAAACGTTATATTATTGCACCATTAAAGTTAAAGGTTGGAGATGTTATTTTCTCTGGACCAGAATCAGATATTACCGTTGGTAATTGTCTGCCACTTAAAAATATTCCTGTTGGTACAACCGTTCACTGTGTTGAACTGAAAACCGGAAAAGGTGCTCAAATGGTTCGTTCAGCTGGCGCTAGCGCTCAGTTGATGGCGAAAGAAGGAAATTACGCAACATTGCGTTTGCCTTCAGGCGAAATGAGATTGGTTCGAATTGAATGTCGAGCAACCATTGGCCAGGTTGGAAATCTGGATCACCAGAATGTCCGTATTGGTAAAGCGGGTCGGACCCGACATATGGGTATTCGTCCAACCGTACGTGGTTCTGTTATGAATCCGAATGACCATCCACACGGTGGTGGTGAAGGACGTGCCCCAATCGGACGTTCTGGCCCAGTTACACCTTGGGGTAAACCAGCACTTGGTTATAAAACACGTAAGAAAAATAAACCTTCCGATAAATATATCGTAAGATCACGAAATAAAAAATAA
- a CDS encoding DegV family protein has product MIRLLVDSMCDLPKEYINHPNLDMVSLNVIIEGKVYRDKREIDLDGMNKFMEQGIVPTTSQVNPGDFMEYFEDCAKNNVDCLYLAFTSKLSGSYETACLILKDVLEKYPNFKCRIVDSLHSGGSIAVIAVELLKLIDQGKDLDYLVEASVKLIPHAHFYFSIEDLNWLYMGGRVSKGTAVVGGFLKIHPIVSVEDGELKIIGKSRGNKKAQQAVIEKTAENIVNYLDQNVGIAYTGSMKPVEDYEKALRLMGVKKIEPVPIGCVLAAHLGLQGTGIYFLDAPPDEILK; this is encoded by the coding sequence ATGATTAGACTCTTAGTTGATAGTATGTGTGATCTACCAAAAGAATATATCAATCACCCGAATTTGGATATGGTATCCCTGAATGTTATTATTGAAGGAAAAGTATATCGGGACAAACGGGAAATCGATCTGGATGGCATGAATAAATTTATGGAGCAGGGAATTGTTCCCACCACATCTCAAGTAAATCCAGGGGATTTCATGGAATACTTCGAAGATTGTGCTAAAAATAATGTTGACTGTCTTTATCTGGCTTTTACATCAAAACTATCCGGGAGTTACGAAACGGCTTGTTTGATTTTAAAAGACGTCCTCGAAAAATATCCGAATTTTAAGTGCCGGATCGTTGATAGTCTGCATAGCGGTGGAAGCATTGCCGTTATTGCGGTGGAATTATTGAAGCTGATCGATCAAGGGAAAGACCTGGATTATTTAGTGGAAGCTTCTGTTAAACTGATCCCCCACGCCCATTTTTATTTTAGTATTGAAGATCTGAACTGGCTTTATATGGGCGGTCGGGTTTCCAAGGGAACAGCAGTCGTGGGCGGATTCCTGAAGATTCATCCGATTGTTTCGGTTGAAGATGGCGAATTGAAAATTATTGGCAAGTCTCGGGGAAATAAAAAAGCACAACAGGCAGTGATCGAAAAAACAGCTGAGAATATTGTTAATTACCTTGATCAGAATGTTGGGATTGCTTACACTGGCTCCATGAAACCAGTGGAGGACTATGAAAAAGCCCTGCGACTGATGGGGGTAAAAAAAATAGAACCGGTACCGATAGGTTGCGTTTTGGCAGCTCATTTAGGGTTACAGGGAACGGGGATTTATTTTCTGGATGCACCGCCGGATGAGATACTGAAGTGA
- the rplW gene encoding 50S ribosomal protein L23, with product MKNPRDIIIKPIITERSMADAEEKKFTFKVDKRANKIEIKNAVEVIFGVEVEKVSTMNMKGKLKRTGRFVGRRSDWKKAIVKLTPGSKGIQFFEGV from the coding sequence ATGAAAAATCCTCGCGATATTATCATCAAGCCAATTATTACCGAACGTAGTATGGCCGATGCAGAAGAGAAAAAATTCACATTTAAAGTGGACAAGAGAGCGAACAAAATTGAGATAAAGAATGCTGTTGAAGTCATATTCGGTGTTGAAGTTGAAAAAGTGAGCACCATGAATATGAAAGGCAAACTGAAAAGAACCGGACGTTTCGTTGGTCGAAGATCAGATTGGAAAAAAGCAATCGTGAAGTTAACACCTGGAAGTAAGGGTATCCAATTCTTCGAAGGCGTATAA